In one Neobacillus sp. CF12 genomic region, the following are encoded:
- a CDS encoding pyridoxal phosphate-dependent aminotransferase: protein MKNNNFIIKASNQMDRLPTQFFSTLVGKVNGFIASGYDVINLGQGNPDLPTPPHIVQSLQNAALNPINHKYPPFTGKTELKEAICTWYRTEYGVTLDPKKEVAILFGTKTGLVEISQILLNPGDIALVPDPGYPDYWSGIAIAGAEMVQMPLDYSNGCFPDFSKITANQCRHAKLMFLNYPSNPTGACATNSFFDEAIRFAEKNNIVIAHDFAYGAIGFDGHRPISFLSRPGAKDVGIEFYTLSKTYNMAGWRVGFALGNHELIQLINEFQDHYFVSLFGGIQDAAITALTSSQECVRKLVGTYELRRNALFEELKKLGWNAPLPKGSFFAWLPVPKGYTSSEFADTLLEKAKVVVAPGIGFGKHGEGYVRLGLLAEEDRIREAMQRISKLSIF, encoded by the coding sequence ATGAAAAATAACAATTTTATCATCAAAGCATCTAACCAAATGGATCGTCTTCCTACTCAGTTTTTCTCTACATTAGTTGGGAAAGTGAATGGTTTTATAGCTTCAGGGTATGATGTTATTAATCTTGGACAAGGCAACCCAGACCTGCCTACCCCACCTCATATTGTTCAATCGTTACAAAATGCTGCACTAAACCCTATAAACCATAAATATCCACCGTTTACAGGCAAGACTGAATTGAAGGAAGCGATTTGTACTTGGTATCGAACCGAATATGGAGTTACGTTGGATCCAAAAAAGGAAGTTGCTATTTTATTTGGCACAAAAACCGGACTCGTAGAAATTTCACAAATATTACTGAATCCAGGTGATATTGCACTCGTTCCTGACCCAGGATATCCTGATTATTGGTCTGGAATTGCTATTGCGGGTGCTGAAATGGTTCAGATGCCACTAGATTATTCCAATGGATGTTTCCCGGATTTTTCTAAAATAACAGCTAACCAGTGTAGACACGCCAAATTAATGTTTCTAAATTATCCATCAAATCCGACAGGAGCTTGTGCGACAAATTCCTTCTTTGATGAAGCTATTCGCTTTGCCGAAAAAAACAATATTGTGATTGCTCACGATTTTGCCTATGGAGCAATCGGCTTTGATGGGCACAGACCGATCAGTTTTTTATCCCGTCCGGGTGCTAAGGATGTTGGCATCGAATTTTATACACTATCAAAAACCTATAATATGGCTGGATGGCGCGTCGGATTCGCTCTTGGTAACCATGAGCTGATTCAATTAATCAATGAATTTCAAGATCACTATTTTGTTAGCTTGTTTGGCGGAATTCAAGATGCAGCCATTACAGCTTTAACATCATCACAAGAATGTGTTCGTAAACTTGTTGGTACTTATGAATTAAGACGAAATGCCTTGTTTGAAGAACTCAAAAAGCTTGGTTGGAATGCTCCGCTTCCAAAAGGATCGTTCTTTGCCTGGCTGCCAGTTCCAAAAGGGTACACATCAAGCGAATTTGCCGATACCTTATTAGAGAAAGCAAAGGTAGTTGTTGCACCAGGAATTGGATTTGGAAAACATGGTGAGGGGTATGTTCGATTAGGATTGCTTGCTGAAGAGGATCGTATTCGAGAAGCTATGCAGCGGATTTCTAAACTATCAATTTTTTAA
- a CDS encoding DUF4931 domain-containing protein: protein MKNNHLHFNTSIGVKKPENIRNKQQACPFCVREELTDLIEVDGPIILLKNKYPVLENAYQTVLIETDDCHGELSTYDLPFLHRLLQFAIRNWLEMDKTGKYESVIFYKNHGPLSGGTLAHPHMQIIGLNDINYKENITEEVFEGILIEEKDGVRFTLSTKPKVGFYEFNIDMEDSSYNETFGINLQKAVHYILYHFPFKAGSYNLFFHHYNRRIYVKIVPRFVTTPLYIGYGIPQVPNNLHWMADDFKSKYFENKGSA from the coding sequence TTGAAAAATAACCATCTACATTTCAATACCTCAATCGGTGTTAAGAAACCAGAAAATATCAGAAATAAACAGCAAGCATGCCCTTTTTGTGTACGAGAAGAGTTGACGGACCTTATTGAAGTGGATGGACCTATCATACTTTTGAAAAATAAATATCCTGTTTTAGAAAATGCCTACCAAACTGTACTAATCGAAACAGATGATTGTCATGGTGAATTATCAACCTATGACCTTCCTTTTCTACATAGACTCTTACAGTTTGCGATAAGAAATTGGCTGGAGATGGATAAAACGGGTAAATATGAATCGGTCATTTTTTACAAAAATCATGGTCCATTGTCAGGAGGGACCTTAGCTCATCCTCATATGCAGATTATTGGATTAAATGATATTAACTATAAGGAAAATATAACGGAAGAGGTGTTTGAGGGTATTCTGATCGAAGAGAAGGATGGAGTCAGATTTACTCTATCAACAAAGCCTAAGGTAGGCTTTTATGAGTTTAATATTGACATGGAAGATTCCAGTTACAATGAAACCTTTGGTATCAATCTTCAAAAGGCCGTGCATTATATTCTCTATCACTTTCCTTTTAAGGCAGGCAGTTATAATCTATTCTTTCATCATTATAATAGAAGAATTTATGTAAAAATTGTTCCCAGGTTCGTGACGACTCCGCTTTATATCGGCTACGGAATCCCACAGGTACCCAATAATTTACATTGGATGGCAGATGATTTCAAAAGTAAATATTTCGAAA
- a CDS encoding 2,3-diketo-5-methylthiopentyl-1-phosphate enolase, producing the protein MTTDHEYVVATYLVHGHHNFYKKAQEIAVGLTVGTWTDLPKAKKEQMIPHLGKVIEVKVLNHKSDESPKALLMIGYPLINMNPDIPSILTTVFGKLSMDGQIKLMDLQLPDSLLSKFPGPRFGIDGIRRMIGVHNRPLLMSIFKQCIGLPLHELEIEYQNQVDGQVDLVKDDEIFFHDDYAPALKRIAVFEKYNQQQQEHTGKKVLYAVNLTGPVTQLVEKAKQFSKAGASCLLLNVIPYGFDVLHRISADPDVNVPIIAHPAFTGSFYPSPYYGLSAPLLLGKLMRLSGADIVLFPSPYGSVAMPKDEALDLAYQLQSPNSIHLPTFPTPSAGIHPGLVPSIIRDFGDNIIINAGGGIHGHPQGTTAGGKAFTDAIRATISGQTLAKAAENSAELRSAIHKWGAQ; encoded by the coding sequence ATGACAACAGACCATGAATATGTGGTTGCTACCTATTTAGTTCATGGACATCATAATTTTTACAAAAAGGCACAAGAGATCGCTGTAGGACTTACGGTTGGAACGTGGACAGATCTTCCAAAGGCAAAAAAAGAACAGATGATACCACATTTAGGTAAAGTAATCGAAGTAAAAGTGCTCAATCACAAGTCAGATGAAAGTCCTAAGGCATTGTTAATGATCGGATATCCCCTTATTAATATGAATCCAGATATTCCCTCTATCCTCACAACTGTTTTTGGCAAACTTTCAATGGACGGCCAGATTAAATTAATGGATTTACAGCTTCCAGATTCTCTACTTTCGAAATTTCCAGGACCCCGCTTTGGAATAGATGGAATCAGAAGAATGATAGGAGTTCATAACCGTCCCTTACTAATGAGCATTTTTAAACAATGTATCGGTCTTCCTCTTCACGAACTAGAAATAGAGTATCAAAACCAAGTTGATGGACAAGTTGACCTTGTAAAAGATGATGAGATTTTCTTTCATGATGATTATGCACCCGCTCTAAAGCGAATAGCCGTATTTGAAAAATATAATCAACAGCAACAGGAACATACCGGAAAAAAGGTATTATATGCAGTAAACCTAACTGGACCCGTTACTCAACTAGTTGAAAAAGCAAAACAATTTTCTAAAGCAGGAGCATCTTGTTTGTTACTAAATGTGATTCCCTATGGATTTGATGTCCTCCACCGAATTTCCGCCGATCCTGATGTAAATGTTCCGATTATTGCCCATCCTGCTTTTACTGGTTCGTTTTATCCATCACCTTACTATGGGCTGTCTGCTCCATTACTTTTAGGGAAATTAATGCGGCTTTCAGGTGCTGACATTGTTCTTTTTCCTTCTCCTTACGGTTCTGTTGCAATGCCTAAAGATGAAGCGCTCGATTTAGCCTATCAACTACAATCCCCAAACAGTATTCATCTTCCAACTTTTCCAACACCTTCAGCGGGAATCCATCCTGGTCTTGTTCCATCAATAATTCGAGATTTTGGTGATAACATCATTATTAATGCAGGTGGAGGAATTCATGGCCACCCCCAAGGCACAACAGCTGGAGGAAAAGCATTTACGGATGCGATTCGAGCAACTAT
- a CDS encoding undecaprenyl-diphosphate phosphatase has translation MLSKLEALILGIIQGLTEFLPISSTGHLYLGRNLFGLQEAGLLLDTMLHLGTLLAVFVFYKDEFVKIIKNPFSKLTFLLIVGTLPAVVIGLLFKDYLEEISRTGVTIGWEFLVTGVFLWLADSAKNGYKKMDDISYTDALIIGSFQAAAILPAISRSGFTIVAALWRKLDRETAAYFSFLLSTPAIAGAVVLQSLDLFGGTGEEISLSALLVGILSSALFGYFAVKWMIGFLKKHSLKPFAIYVWVLGFAVLFFQFTGKF, from the coding sequence ATGTTAAGTAAATTAGAGGCACTCATATTAGGAATTATTCAAGGATTAACTGAATTTTTACCAATTAGCAGTACAGGCCATTTATATTTAGGGCGGAACTTATTTGGATTACAAGAGGCTGGTTTATTGCTTGATACCATGTTACATCTTGGTACCTTGCTGGCTGTGTTTGTTTTCTATAAGGACGAGTTTGTTAAGATTATTAAAAACCCCTTTAGTAAACTTACCTTCTTGTTAATTGTAGGAACACTTCCCGCTGTCGTAATCGGACTTCTTTTTAAAGACTATCTTGAGGAAATATCGAGAACTGGGGTAACCATTGGCTGGGAATTTTTAGTTACCGGTGTATTCCTCTGGCTAGCGGATTCAGCAAAAAATGGCTATAAAAAGATGGATGATATTAGTTATACCGATGCCTTGATTATCGGATCTTTTCAAGCAGCTGCCATTCTTCCCGCGATTTCTCGCTCTGGATTTACGATTGTCGCTGCACTATGGAGAAAGTTAGACCGCGAAACAGCAGCCTATTTTTCTTTTCTATTATCTACACCAGCTATCGCAGGAGCAGTCGTACTTCAATCCTTGGACTTATTTGGTGGCACAGGAGAAGAAATTTCGCTATCTGCCTTGTTAGTTGGTATCCTATCCTCTGCCCTATTTGGCTATTTTGCAGTAAAGTGGATGATTGGATTCTTAAAGAAACATTCGTTAAAACCGTTTGCTATTTATGTCTGGGTGCTAGGCTTTGCGGTGTTATTTTTCCAGTTTACAGGGAAATTCTAG
- the metK gene encoding methionine adenosyltransferase — MDKKQSHLFTSESVTEGHPDKMCDQISDAILDAIFEKDPNARVACETSVSSDLIVLSGEITTNASVDFLKIVRDTIRNIGYTSSEFGLDADTCKILIALNKQSSDIAMGVNQALEAREGLMTEDEIDQIGAGDQGLMFGFACNETDELMPLPIYLSHKLARRLAEVRKYGLVEYLRPDGKVQVTVEYENAKPVRIDTIIISAQHKPKVELEQIKKDLHRYVISYVVPPELIDESTKYYINPTGRFVIGGPKGDAGLTGRKIIVDTYGGFSRHGGGAFSGKDPTKVDRSAAYAARYVAKNIVAAGIADKCEIQLAYSIGVAAPVSIAVETFGTGKIEEPGIVQLIRKYFDLRPAGIIRMLNLRQPIYFQTACYGHFGRTDVQLPWENTDKAEMLKKQAEKISKQA, encoded by the coding sequence ATGGATAAAAAACAAAGTCACCTTTTTACATCAGAATCAGTTACTGAAGGTCATCCAGATAAAATGTGTGATCAAATTTCTGATGCTATATTAGATGCCATTTTTGAAAAAGATCCAAATGCGCGTGTTGCATGTGAAACTTCAGTTAGTTCAGATTTAATTGTTTTATCTGGAGAGATTACTACGAACGCATCTGTTGATTTCTTAAAAATAGTAAGAGACACGATTCGAAATATTGGGTATACAAGCTCAGAGTTTGGACTTGATGCTGATACTTGTAAGATTTTAATAGCGCTGAACAAGCAATCCTCTGATATAGCAATGGGAGTCAATCAAGCGCTAGAAGCCCGTGAAGGTTTAATGACGGAGGATGAAATAGACCAAATTGGTGCAGGTGACCAAGGGCTTATGTTTGGATTTGCTTGCAATGAAACGGATGAATTAATGCCATTGCCAATTTACCTGTCCCATAAGCTTGCAAGGCGTTTAGCTGAAGTTCGAAAGTATGGCTTGGTTGAGTATTTACGTCCGGATGGGAAAGTACAGGTGACTGTGGAATACGAAAATGCAAAGCCTGTTCGAATTGACACCATTATTATATCGGCACAACATAAACCTAAAGTTGAGTTAGAACAAATAAAAAAAGATTTGCATAGATATGTCATTTCTTACGTGGTACCACCAGAATTGATTGATGAGAGCACAAAATATTATATAAATCCAACGGGTCGATTTGTGATTGGTGGACCAAAGGGTGATGCAGGGTTAACAGGGCGTAAAATTATCGTTGATACGTATGGCGGATTTTCCCGCCACGGGGGCGGTGCTTTTTCGGGAAAGGACCCAACTAAGGTTGACCGTTCTGCAGCCTATGCTGCACGTTATGTAGCTAAAAATATTGTTGCAGCAGGCATTGCAGATAAATGTGAAATTCAATTGGCTTACTCAATTGGAGTAGCTGCGCCTGTTTCAATAGCTGTTGAAACGTTTGGAACAGGGAAAATAGAAGAGCCGGGGATTGTACAACTTATACGAAAATATTTTGACCTTCGCCCTGCAGGGATCATTCGAATGCTAAATCTTAGGCAGCCTATTTATTTTCAAACTGCTTGCTATGGGCACTTTGGAAGAACTGATGTCCAATTGCCTTGGGAAAACACGGATAAAGCAGAAATGTTAAAAAAGCAGGCAGAGAAAATATCTAAACAGGCATGA
- a CDS encoding adenine phosphoribosyltransferase, whose protein sequence is MDLMKYITTVPDWPKPGIKFLDITTLMANGEAYKYATDQIVNYAKEKQIELVVGPEARGFIIGCPVSYSLGVGFAPVRKEGKLPRDTIKVNYGLEYGKDVLTIHKDAIKPGQRVLITDDLLATGGTIEATIKLVEKLGGIVAGIAFLIELSYLEGKKKLNGYDVLTLMQYE, encoded by the coding sequence ATGGACTTAATGAAATATATTACAACTGTTCCCGACTGGCCAAAGCCTGGAATAAAATTTTTAGATATTACTACGTTAATGGCCAATGGTGAAGCATATAAGTATGCCACAGACCAAATCGTAAATTATGCCAAAGAAAAGCAAATTGAACTGGTTGTTGGGCCAGAAGCACGCGGTTTTATTATCGGCTGCCCGGTTTCTTATTCGTTAGGAGTAGGTTTCGCCCCTGTCCGTAAAGAAGGGAAACTTCCTCGTGATACGATTAAAGTAAACTACGGATTGGAATATGGCAAGGATGTCCTAACCATCCATAAGGATGCGATCAAGCCGGGACAGCGCGTGCTTATTACGGATGACTTACTTGCAACGGGCGGGACAATCGAAGCTACGATTAAACTAGTCGAAAAGTTAGGCGGAATTGTCGCAGGAATCGCTTTTCTAATCGAACTGTCCTACCTAGAAGGCAAAAAAAAATTAAACGGCTATGATGTATTAACACTGATGCAATATGAATAA